Below is a window of Picosynechococcus sp. PCC 7002 DNA.
TTATCTTCGGGGCCGACCTGCACCGGACGCGCTTGCACAGTTGTTGTGTCCCCCTGGGTAACGGGCACAAATACCGTCGTCTGGTTGCCATTATTCCCCGTGGTGAGGGCGGATGCGGGAATCATGACAGCCGTGGTGAGGTTGGGATCTGTAAGGCTGACCCGCGCCAATAACCCCGTGGCAATTTTTCCTGCGGGATTAGGAATGGTCACTTCAATGGGAATTAAACGGGCAGCGGCATCGGCCACAGGAGAAATGCGGGTGACTTCGCCGGGAAAGGTTTCCCCAGGGAAGGCATCGAGGGCCACATTAACCCGTTGACCTTGGGCAAATTGGCTCAGATCCCGGTCAGAGATTTGGATTTCAACCTTAATGGCGCTCAGATCGCCAATTTCGACGAGGGTTTGCCCCCCTTGAATCGTATCGCCAGCTTCGGCTTGCTTACTGAGGAGAATGCCACTTTGGGGCGCTGTGATTTGGGTATAGGTAAGGCGTTCTTGGGCCTGGGCGAGGATCGCTTGTTGGGCCGTCACCCGTTGCTTGGTGGCGGCGATCGCCTGTTGACGGGTAATGACTTGTTCTTGGCTGGCTTTTAGTACCTGGGCGGCAGTGGCTTGCTGGGTTTGGGCGACTTCAGCTTGTTGGGCGGTGATCGCTCCCGCTTCGGCTAACTGTTGGAGACGGCGGGCATCGGCTTCGGCTTGTTTGAGTTCGGCCCGGTTCCGTTCCACCTGGGCTTTAGCTTCGGCAAGAACAGATTCTGCTTCTTTCACTTCAAATTGCCGGGCGGCCAGTTCAGCTTGGGCTTCACTGACATCGGTGCGGGGTAAGTCCTGTTCCACGGCGGCGAGCAGTTGACCTTGGCGAATAAAATCTCCCACATCTGCATTGAGGGTAAGCAATTGTCCTTCGACCCGGGAGCGGACTACCACTTGTTTCAGGGCCATGGTGGTGCCGGTATAGCTGGCGGTGGGGGCTGTTTCTGTCCCAGTGGCGATCGCCACCTCGACTAGGGGCGGTTGGTCTGACTGTTCTAGGCGGCCCGCTGGTTGGGCATTGCTATTTTGTTCGAGGGCGCATCCCGTCGAAACAAAGGCCAGGGTTAGGGATAAACAGGCACCGATGGGGAGATGAAATTGCTGAGCCATAGGAGAGCACCAAGGAGGGGAATAGCAGGCAAAAAACTTAATGTTTCTTAAAGGTTTTGTCGCCGCTGATTCTAACATCTCAATTTTGAGGCTGCCGCTCACCCAGGTCTTTCTCCCATAACTCCGATGGCGATCGCCTACAATAGCTAGAACATAAAAAATCACTACAACATCAAGAGAACGTTATGTCCGTACTGGCGGCGATCGCAGTTTTGGCACTC
It encodes the following:
- a CDS encoding efflux RND transporter periplasmic adaptor subunit, whose translation is MAQQFHLPIGACLSLTLAFVSTGCALEQNSNAQPAGRLEQSDQPPLVEVAIATGTETAPTASYTGTTMALKQVVVRSRVEGQLLTLNADVGDFIRQGQLLAAVEQDLPRTDVSEAQAELAARQFEVKEAESVLAEAKAQVERNRAELKQAEADARRLQQLAEAGAITAQQAEVAQTQQATAAQVLKASQEQVITRQQAIAATKQRVTAQQAILAQAQERLTYTQITAPQSGILLSKQAEAGDTIQGGQTLVEIGDLSAIKVEIQISDRDLSQFAQGQRVNVALDAFPGETFPGEVTRISPVADAAARLIPIEVTIPNPAGKIATGLLARVSLTDPNLTTAVMIPASALTTGNNGNQTTVFVPVTQGDTTTVQARPVQVGPEDNGMVAILSGLSAGERYVVQGDRPLETGQTVRLSLLSE